In the Brettanomyces nanus chromosome 1, complete sequence genome, GGCGAGTGGCCGGAAATTTCATTTTGCATGAGCGGTAAAGGTTTGGACATAATTAATGAATCGTTGGAAAagagatcttcatctgGCTCCTCTGTTatggccaaagaagatatggatCTGTCGTCACTCTGATGGTGAGGAATATACTTTGAGGAGTTCAAAGAGGAATCGTCAACCAATGTCGAAGAGTCCGAAATAATGGACGACACGTCAGAAACTCGTTTGAAATGAGACGGTGAAGACTGTGtatttttgaagttctttgaCGACGTATCACGGGAAAAATAGTCAGTGGAGTTGGGTACACTATCTCCAGGGAATGAATAATGAGGGGACTTTGCTACTGATGAGGACATAATGTATGTGAGTTAAGTcttaaaaaaaagatgaaggaCGTGATGATGGGAATAAAAATAAGGAACACTAAGAtaacagaaagaaatgaatgGAGGGATCTCAATATTGGTGATGAAATATGGTTAATCTCTCTACTAATACCTTAATATCCTAATAATAAACGATGACGctattcttttctttttattttcccTTCCATAATATGTTAAGAAACGCGGGTGttcttttctcctttgGGTGGTAGTTTCGAGTCAAGGCTTGTTTCGAGTAGAGGGAGTAAGGCGTCGTAACAACACACAGATAATTTCAGCAACGAAGTGTATAATTGTTTGTTTGATAAGTGGCAAATACTTCTCCAGATGGTGgagaatgaagaatcttGATATCTAGACTCAACGGCTTCTTGCCTATGACGACACAGGAAAAATAAAATCCCGGGGCCCTAGCCcggttttttttttttacccCCTGCAAACGGCGGTAAATGGCGATGGCTTTCGACGTTGGCTTCTAATGACCCTGCGCGGCTCGATGATTGGGTGTATCTCAAACACCGTGCGGAGCTCAAAGGTTGTGTTGCGTGTAGCTCGTCTATGAGTTTATGCAGTTTCTCCACTCATACTAGCAACCCTTATTTTATCCTCACAAATTAAAGGACCAGAATCATCGTCTCGTACCTCCTTTGATTGTTAGGCTATGCTATTTAAATCTACTGACGTCATACCCCTGTGTTAAATGTTCTGCCTTACCGTTGAGTGCCCTCCTTTCTCTTAGTGTATTTTGCATTTTTCTATTCCTTTGTGCTGGCCTTCCAATCATTTAAGTGGAGTAAGTTTATGCACCGTTCGAAACCCCAAAGTGTTTGTGTTCTAGACCGATAATCCATTCCAaatgaaatcaatttcAGCCGCTTTTCTATTTACAgtactttctttttgtatGTTTCATGACATATCTATGCTAATTTTAGATACTTTCTTATATGTGACCCTTTCCCTTATCCTGGGGTCCAATAAAAGTGCCTTCAATGTTCGTCGGATCCACCACTATTGATGCGGGCGAACTGGTTCCATCTCCTGTGAGTCCTAAACCCACAGATTTTCGTTCTGGCCGGCgatttgattcttcttcattctgCAAGTCGTCATCTGgaatatcttcatcctcaacGTCGGTCGTCTCTTCGTCtccttcctcatcatcataatcaacttcatcatcgtAAATGTAATCAGGATCCTCATCcagatcatcttcttcttcttcatcttcttctgccccttgtccttcttcttcatttcgCTTTTCAGTCAATTTTGGGTCTTTCATTGTCTCATCTTCATGatttcctccttcttgtTCCTCCGATCGACCGAACAATGATTTCAATCTCGGGCTCATTGAACCAATACTGCTGGCATCTCCATTACTAGGTGGCCGTCCATATGTCTCTGGTCTTTTTTCTCCGGGATCGTCTCCCTTATCGCTATAACTTTCATCCTCAGATAGATCACTTAGATTGGGAACGGGATTTCTCCAGAAATTAACGTCACTAAATTGATTTGATGTGTTGTTAATCCCAACAATATCAGCTCCTTTATTCCTCCTGGAAATGCTGACAGGTGGAAAAAACTGGTCCACTAATTCTCCAATGGAAACGTAAGATGACTTGTATCCTGCCATCTCTAGAAGCTCCAGATGAACTTCACCGTCAGGGTTGATCGTAAAGATACGAGAAGATGGAATACCCACACTTCTGTAAGATAACGCATCAGTAATCCTATTACCGAAGCCTGCAAAAAACGGTGTCTTAAGGTCCTTTCCCtgatttgatgatgaagtaGAAGAGATATTAGATGTCTTAGACCTAGCACTTTCTAATATATCTGTTCCTGTCATGGCTTCAGTATTGGCAGTTCCTGTGTCAGGTGTACTTGTATCAATATCTGTAAATGCTGATGGTGGGTCATCCAACTCGTTGCTCTCCACCGTGCCGTAGAATCCGAATTGCGAATTGATTGCTGCATCGTTTTCAGCAGTATCGGTATTTTGAGGGAAGTACAACTGCTCAATATCATTCAAGCAAGCCATCTTAAACACCTGAggtttcttcaaaacaATTTCCCTTTTAAGGGCCTCCATTGTTCTATCAGGCGACAATACCACGGGTCCCAGTGGCAGCTTGTATCTGTCCTGAAATACCCCTGTCAAGTAGGATCGCGTCATATCAGAAAGTCCTACGGAACGAGCCGTCAAGTACATTATATTGTATCCATTGTTACCAATGTCGCTGAATAGCTTAGCAACGCCCTCATGAGTCCAATCTTTACCTAGCATGGTAAAGAAATGTCCAAGTGTATCCGATTTAGTGATAGTACCGTCAATATCGGAAATCACTATGGGAACGTTCCATTTCCACAAGTACAGATTCGCAGTAATAACTGATTTTCCCTTATTCACGCAATACTCGATGGTGTTTTGACCTTTTTTCAATGAGAGGCACTTTAATTGTTCGGATGTCAATCTAAGTGTCCTGAAATAAACAGCTCTATTCCCTGAAGAACCGGTCCCATGAGAAGAGTTTGATGCAGCATCTGTATCCTCAAAATCACTTGTCATTTCTCCAAGCGAGGCCGATGAGGAAGGTGAGATTTCGGATGAATTGTCGCTTGTAATCACATCTGTCGGTCTATCTTTATCCATACCATCGTCTGAAGTCACCATGTTACTCAAAATACGTATGTTTCCATGAAGATCTCTATCAACAAGAGAGTCCAAGTCGGCATCTGGCCCAAATTCATCGGCTAGAAGCTGTTTGACCACCTGATCAGAGTTATGTATGTCTTTATCGTCACTCTTGTATCCATGTGTGTCGAGTAGCACATCACCATTGGCGTCCACAGTACTTGGTATATTCTTTTTGGTTAGTTTACCAGATAACTTCTTGGCACGTTCAAATGAAGAGACTGTATTTGATTTGTGAATATTCTTTGAGGAGTTGATGTCCATTCTGTCAATCATATCTGTAAGTCCATCGGTGGCACCAGCCTCTTGAGCTCCTTCCCCAATATCTAGATAGTCCGGTTCGTCATCTCTGCTGCTCAATTCGGTAGATGACTGACCCTTGGGACTGCTGCTGGGAGAAGATGCAGGGCTTATCACGGGGGAAGTCTGCAGCTCCCGGGGAACTTTGGCATGAGTCTCAAACACAAAGAAAGCCTCGCCGCCGTCTCCTAATTTCATTGGAATATCAGTAGATTCACCGTTGACTTTAATTTCCACCTTTTTTTGCGACGGACGAAGTAATTGGAACTTGCCGAAACGAACATGGAAGGGGGAACAATAGAGCTCTCCATCCTCGTGCTCAACGACTATGACGTCAATAGCACCAGACAATGTGGCCGGATTGATCGAGCTCCATGTCTTGGAAACAGAACCAATAGCTCTGCCAACGTACTGCATGGATTGTGTACAAAGGTCAGAGTTCTAACTAACAACGAGTAATTATAATAAGCCGAGGTAAATCCTGCCACTTGTTGAGCAATGAGATGGCtcgatctttttttttgtagGGGTAGCGAATCCGTGTCTTTACTTTTTGTGGGGGCAGCCTCTAATATACAACAATAAGAATGTCATATTGATATTAAAATTACTATTGAAAGGCAAAGTTAGAAGTATAGAAAAAGAGAGCACACAGTACGGCACGGcaacaaaaaaaagtgatatAATTACAAATCTAGGCTCTCCTTAATACCAGAAGTCTTGGCATGTTCAACGGATCCTGTAGATTCCAAGTTGTTGCAGAAACTATCCACCTGTCCACTGATGACCAAGTTCTCATACTTAGAGGGAACTTGAGGAAGCTTGAACTGGGTAGTCCAATCAGGTTCACTCACCTGTGCTTTAGGATCGATCTTCAACTTTTGACTGTTCTCTTGCTGAGCTCTGAGTTTCCATTGCTTGACTTTGGTTATTTCACGGGAAAGTGATCTCTGGAAGTAATTGAAGTTACCCAAATTGTGGTTGAAGTTATCTATAGCCTCAGTAAGCTGCTCGGCGTTCTGAACAGTACCATTCAAATAGTTTGAAGTCAACTCAAGATCTTCACCATAAATAGCTGAGATGTCAAGTTCCTGTAttttcaagttgatcaaatGAGAATTTCTGATAGTGGCTGGCACTGACTCAAAGATGTTCTTGTAAGAAAGACGATTCTCTATGAGGTTTTTGGCAATAAATCTTGTCTCCGAATCCCATGTTTTCAGGAAAGCATCGCTGATTCTCAACACCTTCAAGCTTAGCAAGCTGTCCAAAGCACTTGAAGGATCATACACAACTAGCAAAGCAGGGAAATCATCTCTGTGCTCCTTTCTGTTGGTCTCTTGAAGGCGCAGAATGGACTCAATTAACGTCTGTCTCAGATGTTTACCGCTTATACATGTAATAAACCATCCCAAAAGCTTGGCTCCAATTTTGCTCTCTCTTAGTTTGGAGAGAAATTCAGTCTGAAATTTTGCATTAGAAGATCTTGTGTTGAAAACATCGTCTCCACTTGTATGCTGGGTAGGGAAACTGATAAGATGACAAATGTTGATCACAGATGTCTCCTTGTTGTCGAATCCATATATGGGGCCCGATGAAGTTCCAGGGTAATGGTTCTCTCCGATCTTGGCAAGCTTCAATGCAACACTCGCATTGATCTCTACAGAGAATGGCTTAGGAAATGGTATTTCTTCAGACATTTTTGTATTAACGTAGCTGGTAGCGGTTGATACTTACTATCGGAGACATTTTCTATTCTCTCCTTTtactttttcaactcctaTTCATTTATCTCTagctgaaaattttttttcacctgGGCTTCCacgaaaatttttcagccGGTCCGTAGTGGCAGAAATTATGTTAGTCAGATCTCGCAGACGACTATCACCACTACTGAGATTGCATAGCGATAGACAAGAAGTAATCGTATCATAgatcttttgcttttttttttttctgcaAACCATGGCTTCTGAAATACCGACTTCATCAGCTACTAAAGCTGACAGCAatgtggagaagaaagttgagGAAATTACTGAAGGATTGAAAAAGACTTACTTGGATGAGGAGACTGGAGAACAGGTGTCGAAAtctgaattgaagaagagaaagaagatgagggCTGTTGCTGCAAAGAAGGCGGCAAAGAAGGCCAAAACTAAATCCACTGCTCCAAAAGTTCCTAAGAACAAGGATGAGTTGGCCAACTTGAACCCTAATCAGTACTTTGAAATTAGAAGTGCTCGTGTGGATGCTCTTAGAAAACCGCATAGTGAGACTAACCCTTATCCTCACAAGTTTAGCGTTTCCATTCAGCTCGATGATTTTAGAGAGAAATACGGTTCATTGAAAAAGGGAGAGACTTTGCAAGATGTCGAAGTTTCTATTGCGGGAAGAATCATGGTGAAGAGAGAATCTGGTTCCAAGTTAAAGTTCTACAGTCTTTCCAGTGATGGTAACACTTTGCAGGTGATGGCTCAGGCACAGGATGCTGTGGATGATTTCCAAGAAAGTCATAAGGAGTTAAGAAGAGGTGATATCATCGGTGTTGTTGGATACCCGGGAAGAACTAACCCTGCCAAAGGTGGTGAAGGTGAGATCTCCGTGTTCGCCAAACAGGTCAAACTCTTAACGCCATGTTTACATATGTTACCAACAGAGCACTATGGTTTCAAGGATCAGGAGGCCAGATACAGAAAAAGGTACTTGGATTTGATCATGAACAAGTCCAAGAGAGACATCTTCATTACCAGATCGAAGATCATTCAATATATAAGAAGGTTCTTGGACTCCAGGAGATATATTGAAGTCGAAACTCCTATTTTAAATATCATTGCTGGTGGCGCCACCGCCAAGCCTTTTGTTACTCACCACAATGACTTGGATATGGATATGTACATGAGAATTGCTCCTGAGTTGTTCTTGAAGGAATTGGTTGTCGGTGGTATGGACAGAGTGTATGAGATTGGTAGACAATTCAGAAACGAGAGTATTGATATGACCCACAATCCTGAGTTTACCACCTGCGAATTTTACCAGGCTTACGCTGATGTTTATGACTTGATGGACATGACTGAGATACTTTTCTCTGAGATGGTCAAGACAATCTGTGGTGATTACAAGATTGATTACCAACCGGATGGCCCCGAAGGAAAATCTTGGACCATTGATTTTTCCAGACCTTGGAAGAGAGTCAACATGatggaagaattggagagAATATATGGAGCCAAATTCCCACCTGCTGATCAGCTTGGTACTGAGGAGACCACtaagttcttgaagaaggttcttATAGATCATAAGATGGACTGTCCTCCACCTTTAACCAATGCCAGAATGTTGGACAAGTTGGTCGGTGCTATCGAGGATAGCAGTATCAATCCAACATTCATCTTCGGTCACCCACAAATTATGTCTCCATTGGCTAAGTACGACAGAAAGATTCGTGGTTTGTGTGAAAGATTCGAAGTCTTTGTTGGTACCAAGGAAATCTGTAACGCCTATACCGAGTTGAATGATCCATTTGATCAGAGGGCTAGATTCGAGGAGCAAGCCAAACAGAAAGACCAAGGTGATGACGAGGCTCAGCTTATTGATGAGACCTTCTGTGATGCATTGGAGTACGGTTTGCCTCCAACTGGTGGTTGGGGTTGTGGTATTGACAGAATTTGTATGTTCTTGACCAACAGTAACACTATCAGAGAAGTTCTTTTGTTCCCTACTTTGAAGCCAGATGCTCTTGCCAAGGGTGAGAAGGATGAATGAAGTATTTCTTTATAAGATGGTCTTTTCCCCTTCATTTTGCGATCGTATATCTAAATATCATGTCAATCGTATTTTGTACCTTTTTTATCTCTAAAGGCTTATATTGAGAATTTACTCAGGTTATTTTTCTTATCTGATTCTTAAATAATCGAAGAACATACGACACACTCGAGATATCTTGGGTCTTATTCCTTGTACTTATCTTCTCAACCGTTTACAGCGTTCTCAGACTTAACTGAATTTATTTGTTATCCTTTACAATCAAAAGTGTTTGTGTAATATTTACAAAATTATTTGACATTATATAAAGATAGCTGAAGTTCCAATATAATAAGTAATACTTTAGGTTAAAAGTAGCCCCTAAAAAAAGTCAAAAGTGGGTTCGTGGTGCAATGGTTAGCACGTTACCTTCCGGAGGTACATGGTTGTGGGTTCGAATCCCGCCGGGCCCTATTTTTTTACTAAACGAGACGATACGACTCACTAGTTAGTACGTTGATGTCGCATATCAAGACCGAAGTCATATATTGTTGTGGGGCAAAATTTTCCGTTCAACTTTTATTGGCTGATTGTCTCGGTTTGGGGAAACCTTCATAACTAATCAGAGTCTGCTCTGCTGATTGATTATAATTCAATCGGGAGAAAGAAGCCTGAGCTGGACCATTGTCTGTTTCTTACCTTTTGGCTGACTAGCTTCTAGTTATCTTATCCTATCGATCATTTCGATCATGTATGAAAAATTAAGATACCGGAAGAATCACAACGTTTTTTGACTTGTCCCCAAATGCCGCTAATCaagggtgaaaaatttagGAATCTATAAATTTCAACTTCCCCTTTGTAATCATTTATGAATCAGCCTTACAGAAAGAATCGAAACGTTTCTCGGTCTTGATCATTTTGCTTTAAAAGAGCttgaatgaaaaatttaaaattTCTCCTTTAGCCTGtttgttctctttttcttttctcttctttttaagAAAGATGGACAACTCTTGCTTTGTGTAGCTTTCCGTGTCCTCTCGCTTCTTTTGTTATTTACAAGGACTTAGTATGTGCGGAATTATAGGTTTAGTGTGCTCAGATCCGGAAGCCAACTGTGCTTCAGAGCTCTTCGATGGATGCCTGTATTTACAGCATAGGGGTCAGGACGCTGCCGGAATTGTTACCTGTGGTAAAGGTGGTAGATTTTACCAATGTAAGGGTAATGGTATGGCCAGAGATGTGTTTACTACGCAACGTATGAAAGGTTTAGTGGGTAATATGGGTATCGCGCATCTTCGTTATCCCACTGCCGGTTCAAGTGCTAACTCTGAAGCTCAACCTTTCTATGTGAATGCTCCTTATGGCATTTCTTTGGGCCATAATGGTAACTTGACCAACggtgaagaattgaaggattatATGGACGAGGTTGTTCATAGGCACATCAATACCGATTCTGATTCCGAGTTGTTATTGAACTTGTTTGCCGCTGAGCTTGCTACATACGATAAGTCAAGAGTCAACAACAGTGATATTTTCAAGGCACTTCAAGGTGTATACACCATGGTTCGTGGTGCTTATGCCTGTGTTGCAATGTTGGCTGGTTATGGTGTGATTGGCTTTAGGGATCCTCATGGTATTAGACCACTAGTGATTGGAGAAAGATTGAGAGAAAATGGTTCAAGAGATTACATGGTTGCGTCAGAATCTGTTGTGTTGAGAGCTCATGGCTTTCAGGTCTACAGAGACATTATGCCCGGGGAGGCTGTCATAATTCCCAAGGCCACAATGATTCCTGAATTTAGACAGGTTGTTCCTAGATTATCGTATACTCCTGATGTTTTTGAGTATGTGTATTTTGCAAGGCCTGATTCTGTACTGGATGGAATTTCTGTTTACAGATCCAGACTGGAAATGGGTACCAAGTTGGCTGAAAACATTACTGATGCCTTCAGGAAGGTGGGTAAGGATATTAATAAGGAGGTGGATGTTGTCATTCCTGTGCCTGACACCTCAAGGCATGCTGCTCTTCAGTGTGCCGTTACTTTGAATTTGCCTTATAGAGAAGGCTTCATAAAGAACAGGTATGTGGGACGTACTTTCATCATGCCAGATCAATCCCAGCGACAATCAAGTGTGAGGAGGAAGTTGAACGCCATGGCCTCTGAGTTTTACGGTAAATCTGTACTTCTTGTGGATGATTCCATTGTTAGAGGTACCACTTCGAAAGAAATTGTTTCCATGGCTAGAGAGTCTGGTGCCAGAAAGGTGTATTTTGCGTCCTGTGCTCCTGTGATTAGATACAATCACATCTATGGTATCGACTTGGCTGATAACAAACAGCTTGTTGGCTTTAATCGGACCGAGGATGAGGTTTCTGAAGTTATCGGGGCAGATAAAGTATTCTAccaaaaaattgatgactTGTTTGACTGCTGTAAGAGAGACGACAAGATTAAAGATCATGAGATGGAATTGGCCCTGACACCTGTTACATCTAGAGATGACAGTGTGAAATCTTATATCCAGTCTTCCACACCGCTGCCTGACTTTGATGGGTTCGAGGCTGGCGTATTTACCGGCAAATATGTTACTGGTGATGAATCCGAATATCTGTGTGTTGCCGAGAAATCTAGAGCTCGAaatgaaaagttgaaaagagcTGCAGGAACCGATCAAAATTTAGACGTTGCCGATCTAAAGGCTCCTTCCGAAATAAATATCTACAACAGCGGTGACTACTAAGTTATCGACtgatatcatcaaaaatatataaaCTAATACAAAAAAAGGAGGAAAACAAGCACCAACTGAACGTTAAAAGTTGGTATTTTCTTAAGTCCTGACACTAAAAGTTTCTGAGTGTATTGATCTTGaacattttttttatgtgagatctgaaaatttttacTAGGTTAGTTACTCATCTTAGCATTACAAGGAATAAAAGAAAGTCTGAAAGAGTCTCCTCGATAATGGCTAAACATTACTTAACACCGGCAACAGTAATAGAATCGGATTCTGATGActctttggatgatgacAGTATAGAGAACGACGAGTATGAACCTCCCAGATCGTATGTGAAAGTGACGgggatgaagaaggttaAGGAACTCAGTGATcatcatttgaagaagaatccgAATCAACAGCTATGGTTGCTCAAGATTCCTAAAGAGATAGAGGTGTCCAAAATTAGCAGTATACCGATCAACAGCATAGGAGAGCCTGAATTGTTTGAAGTGGAGGGGAAACAATACAAAATAGGAGAGGATCTCACCTCGATCAACGCTAATAATGAAAAGGACCAGAAGTATACTCTCTTACAAGTGGCTGGCAGCTCAAGCTATAAAGTTCAATCGGATATTAAGATCTCGAGGTTTTTCAACGTTTCGCAAAGCGTGACATTTCCTGAAGTCAATTGGAGTAAAGTGACTACTCCTAAAGAGCGGGTTATGCCTGTTGAAGGACTCAGAATGAGACATTTCCCTACAGGATACTACATTCGAGACTACAATGAGGCTAAAGAACCATTAATtcctgagaagaagagaacggcggaagaagttgttgttacagaggaagaggagccTACGAGGAAGCACCATAAGCATAagacggagaagaagaagaagaagcatcatcATAAGCATTAAAGAGATGACTTCTTAATAATTTCATAGAACTTTTCTTTATAAGAAAGCAACAAACTGGACTAATGTACAAAACAAAACATGAATAAATTATACTCTTCCCGAGTAATCCTTAAGAATACCCTTCATATGCATGTTAGTGATCTTACCTCTACGAGgtttcttctgctttctctGCTGGATAGGAGCGTCCTTCTTATTCCTCAAACTTTCAGGATCGACATTTGTAGGTTTCAAGCCGTTATCCACCAAAGCCTTAACAAGATCGTCAGCTTTGGGGACTTCAACCTTCGACCACAAATCATAAAATTCAAGGTCCATTCTATCGCCCACTTCCAGCTGTTCATAGTTTAGCCAAATATGCCGTGGAGCATTTTCCTTCTTGGTCTTATGCACTATAATcttattttccttctctaaTTGGGTAATGGTTGACAAACAACCGTTCCAACCGTC is a window encoding:
- the KRS1 gene encoding lysyl-tRNA synthetase, coding for MASEIPTSSATKADSNVEKKVEEITEGLKKTYLDEETGEQVSKSELKKRKKMRAVAAKKAAKKAKTKSTAPKVPKNKDELANLNPNQYFEIRSARVDALRKPHSETNPYPHKFSVSIQLDDFREKYGSLKKGETLQDVEVSIAGRIMVKRESGSKLKFYSLSSDGNTLQVMAQAQDAVDDFQESHKELRRGDIIGVVGYPGRTNPAKGGEGEISVFAKQVKLLTPCLHMLPTEHYGFKDQEARYRKRYLDLIMNKSKRDIFITRSKIIQYIRRFLDSRRYIEVETPILNIIAGGATAKPFVTHHNDLDMDMYMRIAPELFLKELVVGGMDRVYEIGRQFRNESIDMTHNPEFTTCEFYQAYADVYDLMDMTEILFSEMVKTICGDYKIDYQPDGPEGKSWTIDFSRPWKRVNMMEELERIYGAKFPPADQLGTEETTKFLKKVLIDHKMDCPPPLTNARMLDKLVGAIEDSSINPTFIFGHPQIMSPLAKYDRKIRGLCERFEVFVGTKEICNAYTELNDPFDQRARFEEQAKQKDQGDDEAQLIDETFCDALEYGLPPTGGWGCGIDRICMFLTNSNTIREVLLFPTLKPDALAKGEKDE
- the ADE4 gene encoding amidophosphoribosyltransferase (MEROPS:MER0011781~BUSCO:EOG09341OX1), which codes for MCGIIGLVCSDPEANCASELFDGCLYLQHRGQDAAGIVTCGKGGRFYQCKGNGMARDVFTTQRMKGLVGNMGIAHLRYPTAGSSANSEAQPFYVNAPYGISLGHNGNLTNGEELKDYMDEVVHRHINTDSDSELLLNLFAAELATYDKSRVNNSDIFKALQGVYTMVRGAYACVAMLAGYGVIGFRDPHGIRPLVIGERLRENGSRDYMVASESVVLRAHGFQVYRDIMPGEAVIIPKATMIPEFRQVVPRLSYTPDVFEYVYFARPDSVLDGISVYRSRLEMGTKLAENITDAFRKVGKDINKEVDVVIPVPDTSRHAALQCAVTLNLPYREGFIKNRYVGRTFIMPDQSQRQSSVRRKLNAMASEFYGKSVLLVDDSIVRGTTSKEIVSMARESGARKVYFASCAPVIRYNHIYGIDLADNKQLVGFNRTEDEVSEVIGADKVFYQKIDDLFDCCKRDDKIKDHEMELALTPVTSRDDSVKSYIQSSTPLPDFDGFEAGVFTGKYVTGDESEYLCVAEKSRARNEKLKRAAGTDQNLDVADLKAPSEINIYNSGDY
- a CDS encoding uncharacterized protein (BUSCO:EOG09340KZ2); this encodes MQYVGRAIGSVSKTWSSINPATLSGAIDVIVVEHEDGELYCSPFHVRFGKFQLLRPSQKKVEIKVNGESTDIPMKLGDGGEAFFVFETHAKVPRELQTSPVISPASSPSSSPKGQSSTELSSRDDEPDYLDIGEGAQEAGATDGLTDMIDRMDINSSKNIHKSNTVSSFERAKKLSGKLTKKNIPSTVDANGDVLLDTHGYKSDDKDIHNSDQVVKQLLADEFGPDADLDSLVDRDLHGNIRILSNMVTSDDGMDKDRPTDVITSDNSSEISPSSSASLGEMTSDFEDTDAASNSSHGTGSSGNRAVYFRTLRLTSEQLKCLSLKKGQNTIEYCVNKGKSVITANLYLWKWNVPIVISDIDGTITKSDTLGHFFTMLGKDWTHEGVAKLFSDIGNNGYNIMYLTARSVGLSDMTRSYLTGVFQDRYKLPLGPVVLSPDRTMEALKREIVLKKPQVFKMACLNDIEQLYFPQNTDTAENDAAINSQFGFYGTVESNELDDPPSAFTDIDTSTPDTGTANTEAMTGTDILESARSKTSNISSTSSSNQGKDLKTPFFAGFGNRITDALSYRSVGIPSSRIFTINPDGEVHLELLEMAGYKSSYVSIGELVDQFFPPVSISRRNKGADIVGINNTSNQFSDVNFWRNPVPNLSDLSEDESYSDKGDDPGEKRPETYGRPPSNGDASSIGSMSPRLKSLFGRSEEQEGGNHEDETMKDPKLTEKRNEEEGQGAEEDEEEEDDLDEDPDYIYDDEVDYDDEEGDEETTDVEDEDIPDDDLQNEEESNRRPERKSVGLGLTGDGTSSPASIVVDPTNIEGTFIGPQDKGKGHI